In Rhodospirillum rubrum ATCC 11170, a genomic segment contains:
- the rpmG gene encoding 50S ribosomal protein L33 has protein sequence MAKPATILVKLESTADTGYFYVVKKNPRKTTNKLEFNKYDPRVRKHVPFRETKLK, from the coding sequence ATGGCCAAACCTGCCACCATTCTGGTGAAGCTGGAAAGCACCGCGGATACGGGCTACTTCTACGTGGTCAAGAAGAACCCCCGCAAGACCACCAACAAGCTCGAATTCAACAAGTACGACCCCCGGGTGCGCAAGCACGTCCCCTTCCGCGAGACCAAGCTGAAGTAG
- a CDS encoding DUF29 domain-containing protein, translated as MGMEHKTYEADLFVWCQQQADGLRALSRSRRDLPDDLDLEHIAEEIEDMGRSELREATSLVRQICVRVIMAMSAPEAPDRARWRSEVVSWHNLLLDTITPGMIDRIDIGVIWRRAVSEAKAALIEINVAPQAGLSFQAPLPADHFLDEDFDYDATVARLGPTA; from the coding sequence GAAGCCGATCTGTTCGTCTGGTGCCAACAGCAGGCGGATGGACTAAGGGCCTTGTCACGCAGCCGTCGGGATCTTCCCGATGATTTGGATCTTGAGCATATCGCCGAAGAGATCGAGGACATGGGACGGTCGGAACTGCGTGAAGCGACCAGCCTTGTGCGCCAGATCTGTGTACGGGTGATCATGGCGATGTCCGCCCCCGAGGCGCCGGACCGGGCGCGGTGGCGGAGCGAGGTGGTCTCCTGGCATAATCTTCTGCTTGATACGATCACCCCGGGCATGATCGACCGGATCGACATCGGCGTCATCTGGCGCCGCGCGGTCAGCGAGGCCAAAGCGGCGCTGATCGAGATCAACGTCGCGCCGCAAGCGGGGTTGTCGTTCCAGGCGCCCTTGCCGGCCGATCATTTCCTTGACGAAGACTTCGACTATGATGCGACGGTCGCTCGCCTGGGGCCCACGGCCTAA
- a CDS encoding DUF423 domain-containing protein: MRWGSWLALAGLNAFLSIASGAFAAHALSALGDAHGVGLMEKSARYQMYGAFALVVCAWLAERGVGGRLVAVAGWLHLAGVVLFCGALSAIALLGWPAGPVAPLGGSAMLLGWGVLAWIGLRARRGA, translated from the coding sequence ATGCGCTGGGGGTCCTGGCTGGCTTTGGCCGGCCTCAACGCCTTTTTGTCCATCGCCAGCGGCGCCTTCGCCGCCCATGCGCTCAGCGCCCTGGGAGACGCCCACGGCGTGGGCTTGATGGAAAAATCGGCGCGGTATCAGATGTATGGGGCTTTCGCCCTGGTCGTCTGCGCCTGGCTTGCTGAGCGCGGCGTGGGAGGGCGGCTGGTCGCGGTGGCGGGGTGGCTGCATCTGGCCGGGGTGGTGCTGTTTTGCGGCGCGCTGAGCGCGATCGCCCTTCTGGGCTGGCCGGCGGGCCCCGTGGCGCCCTTGGGCGGTAGCGCCATGCTGCTGGGCTGGGGTGTTCTGGCGTGGATCGGTCTGCGGGCGCGGCGCGGCGCTTGA
- a CDS encoding S41 family peptidase: protein MGAVLTEAPRRTSTRRVVLTLLAGLTGCAHPAPLASTALPQATAVSHSGKIPPTAVWTVPSAFDKGLRGETEDLFSYGYGAIADRYIDEVNLRELGVEGLSGLTSLDPAITVAPVGAMLDVYRNGTVVGRFPLAGARDSAGWGVLTANVVMLARDLSPSLNASDPEEIYQAIFTSALGGLDPFSRYASRDDAEVNRGQRNGFGGIGVMYDVGGRGATITQVMPGTPAADARLRLGDVIVAVNGQSTRGATRHDLREWLRGPTSSEVTLTLVSADTPTERTLTLTRALIIMPTVDLHLDEGVGFITVSSFNQGTTTRVAEAIGEARRQLGADLRGLVIDLRGNPGGLLDQAVTMSDLFLDTGPIVSTRGRNPDARQFYASSGGDIAQNLPIVALIDGDSASAAEIVAAALQDNGRAVVIGTSSFGKGTVQTLIQLPNGGELTLTWSRFHSPSGYVLHGLGVLPVACTSGIAEASREDGAPADKVLTTMRRDQSEIAAHVALWRQTDMRDASRRLALRDACPAEHHPRALIDETVARKLIADQGLYGRALRLTAPAQSASGL, encoded by the coding sequence ATGGGTGCGGTTTTAACCGAGGCGCCGAGGCGGACATCGACGCGACGTGTGGTTCTTACCCTGTTGGCCGGCTTGACCGGCTGCGCCCATCCCGCACCGCTGGCGTCCACCGCCCTTCCGCAGGCGACAGCGGTTTCGCACAGTGGCAAAATCCCGCCGACCGCCGTTTGGACGGTGCCCTCCGCCTTCGACAAGGGGCTGCGCGGCGAGACCGAGGACTTGTTCTCCTATGGCTACGGCGCCATTGCCGACCGCTATATCGACGAAGTGAACCTGCGGGAACTGGGCGTCGAGGGCTTGAGCGGCCTGACCAGCCTTGATCCGGCGATCACCGTCGCCCCGGTGGGGGCGATGCTCGATGTCTATCGGAACGGCACGGTCGTCGGCCGCTTTCCGCTGGCCGGGGCCCGCGACTCGGCGGGTTGGGGCGTCTTGACCGCCAATGTGGTGATGCTGGCGCGCGATTTGTCGCCAAGCCTGAACGCCAGCGATCCCGAAGAGATCTATCAGGCGATCTTCACCTCGGCGCTCGGCGGCCTTGATCCCTTTTCACGCTACGCCAGCCGCGACGATGCCGAGGTCAACCGCGGCCAACGCAACGGCTTTGGCGGCATCGGCGTCATGTACGACGTGGGTGGACGCGGCGCGACCATCACCCAGGTCATGCCCGGCACCCCGGCCGCCGATGCCCGCTTGCGCCTGGGCGACGTCATCGTCGCGGTGAATGGTCAGAGCACCCGGGGGGCCACACGCCACGATCTGCGCGAATGGCTGCGCGGACCGACCAGCAGCGAGGTCACCTTGACCCTTGTCAGCGCCGACACGCCGACCGAACGCACGCTGACCCTGACCCGCGCCCTGATCATCATGCCCACCGTCGACCTCCATCTCGACGAAGGCGTCGGTTTCATCACCGTCTCAAGCTTCAACCAGGGCACGACGACGCGGGTCGCCGAAGCCATCGGCGAGGCCCGCCGACAGTTGGGCGCCGATCTGCGCGGGCTGGTCATCGATCTGCGCGGCAATCCCGGCGGCCTGCTTGATCAGGCGGTGACGATGAGCGACCTGTTCCTTGACACCGGCCCCATCGTCTCGACTCGCGGCCGCAATCCCGACGCCCGACAGTTCTATGCCTCGAGCGGCGGCGATATCGCCCAGAATTTGCCGATCGTCGCCCTGATCGACGGCGACAGCGCCTCGGCCGCCGAAATCGTCGCCGCCGCCTTGCAAGACAACGGCCGGGCGGTGGTGATCGGCACCTCGTCGTTTGGCAAAGGCACGGTGCAAACCCTGATCCAATTGCCCAATGGCGGCGAATTGACCCTGACGTGGTCGCGCTTCCACAGCCCCTCGGGCTATGTCCTTCATGGCCTGGGCGTGCTGCCGGTCGCCTGCACCAGCGGCATCGCCGAGGCCAGCCGCGAGGATGGCGCGCCGGCCGACAAGGTGCTGACCACCATGCGCCGCGACCAGTCGGAAATCGCCGCGCATGTCGCCTTGTGGCGCCAAACCGACATGCGCGACGCCAGCCGCCGTCTGGCGCTGCGCGACGCCTGCCCGGCCGAACACCACCCGCGCGCCCTGATCGACGAAACGGTAGCCCGCAAGCTGATCGCCGACCAGGGGCTTTATGGCCGCGCCCTGCGCCTGACCGCCCCGGCCCAATCGGCCAGCGGACTGTGA
- a CDS encoding response regulator encodes MAKTILIVEDNELNMKLFNDLLQASGYDTVQTNDGRKVVDLARAHRPDLILMDIQLPEVSGLEVTRMLKDDGDLKAIPVIAVTAFAMKGDEEKIREGGCDGYVAKPISVAGFLQTVARFLAA; translated from the coding sequence ATGGCAAAAACCATTCTGATCGTTGAAGACAATGAGTTGAATATGAAGCTCTTCAATGATCTTCTTCAGGCGAGTGGGTACGATACCGTACAGACTAATGACGGGCGCAAGGTCGTTGACCTCGCGCGCGCCCATCGACCCGATCTGATCTTGATGGATATTCAGCTCCCCGAGGTTTCGGGGCTGGAGGTCACGCGGATGCTTAAGGACGATGGGGATCTGAAAGCGATTCCGGTGATCGCCGTGACCGCCTTCGCCATGAAGGGGGACGAGGAGAAAATCCGCGAGGGCGGCTGTGACGGCTATGTCGCCAAACCGATTTCGGTGGCGGGCTTCCTGCAAACGGTTGCCCGATTCCTGGCCGCCTGA
- the rnr gene encoding ribonuclease R, translating to MTPKAPKHVPFPSREQVLEFIRAANGEVDRREIARAFHITGPERADLRTLLKELESEGALQRGRGRRIAPPGSLPEVAVLIVARADAEGDLFCKPEHWPEDEEPPRILLWPEPHHARRPGVGAEIGVGDRILARLTRIGDARYDARTIRRLAAAPSRLLGVLALARDGLRLRPTNRRDRDEYLVAPEDAGGAEPGELVEAELLPSRRLGLRRAKVIERLGGREGPRSISLVVVHSHDIPVDFPPEALAEAEAAVGVDLRGREDLRAVPLVTIDGEDARDFDDAVFAEPDDDPANPGGWRALVAIADVAHYVRIGAALDKAARERGNSVYFPDRVVPMLPEALSNGWCSLRPNEDRGCLAVWMIFDAEGNKLRHRFLRGLMRSAARLTYTQVQAARDGHADDLTAPLQERVIAPLYGVFQALLGARSRRGTLELDLPERKVVLDDGGEVARIEPRLRFDSHKLIEELMIAANVSAAETLEEKRRPCMYRVHDQPAPDKLVALGEFLESLDIPFHKGSINRSGQFNGVLKAARGTPHEHMVNEVVLRSQAQAEYSPDNIGHFGLALRRYAHFTSPIRRYADLLVHRALIAGLGLGDDGLRPGAEEDFVETAAHITATERRAAQAERDAVNRYTVSFLAAKVGATFAGRINGVTRAGLFVTLEDTGADGLIPIGSLPNDYYVHDDAHHCLRGQRDGLEFHLGAPVEVLLREANPVSGGLVFGLLQGGVAGAAKGRGFSGKTKGRDGLGKTRLKERGAAAKLKKGARGKPKAAGRDALAGEPVGSGPKKRPPTTTSRRKTR from the coding sequence TTGACCCCCAAGGCCCCCAAGCACGTCCCCTTCCCCAGCCGCGAGCAGGTGCTGGAGTTCATCCGCGCCGCCAACGGCGAGGTCGACCGACGCGAGATCGCCAGGGCCTTCCACATCACCGGACCAGAGCGCGCCGATCTGCGCACCCTGCTTAAGGAGTTGGAGAGCGAGGGCGCCCTGCAGCGCGGCCGTGGCCGCCGCATCGCCCCGCCGGGCAGCCTGCCCGAGGTGGCGGTGCTGATCGTCGCCCGGGCGGACGCCGAGGGGGATCTGTTCTGCAAGCCCGAGCATTGGCCAGAGGACGAGGAGCCGCCGCGCATCCTGCTGTGGCCCGAGCCCCATCACGCCCGGCGCCCGGGGGTCGGCGCCGAGATCGGCGTGGGCGACCGCATCCTCGCCCGCCTGACCCGCATCGGCGACGCGCGTTATGACGCCCGCACGATCCGCCGGCTGGCGGCCGCCCCCTCGCGCCTGCTGGGCGTGCTGGCCCTGGCCCGCGACGGCCTGCGCCTGCGCCCGACCAACCGCCGCGACCGCGACGAATATCTGGTCGCCCCCGAGGATGCCGGCGGGGCCGAACCCGGCGAGTTGGTCGAGGCCGAACTGCTGCCCTCGCGCCGCCTTGGCCTGCGTCGGGCCAAGGTGATCGAGCGGCTGGGCGGCCGCGAGGGGCCGCGCTCGATCAGTCTGGTCGTTGTCCATAGCCACGACATCCCCGTTGATTTCCCGCCCGAGGCCCTGGCCGAAGCCGAGGCCGCCGTGGGCGTCGACCTGCGCGGCCGCGAAGACCTGCGCGCCGTGCCGCTGGTCACCATCGACGGCGAGGACGCCCGCGACTTCGACGACGCGGTCTTCGCCGAACCCGATGACGACCCGGCCAATCCCGGCGGCTGGCGGGCGCTGGTCGCCATCGCCGATGTCGCCCATTACGTTCGCATCGGCGCTGCCCTCGACAAGGCGGCGCGCGAGCGCGGCAATTCGGTTTATTTCCCCGACCGCGTCGTGCCGATGCTGCCCGAGGCGCTGTCGAACGGCTGGTGTTCCTTGCGCCCCAATGAGGATCGCGGCTGCCTCGCGGTGTGGATGATCTTCGACGCCGAGGGCAACAAGCTGCGCCACCGCTTCCTGCGCGGCCTGATGCGCTCGGCCGCCCGCCTGACCTATACCCAGGTTCAGGCCGCCCGCGACGGCCATGCCGACGATCTGACCGCGCCCTTGCAAGAGCGTGTCATCGCCCCGCTCTACGGCGTTTTCCAAGCGCTTCTGGGCGCGCGCAGCCGGCGCGGCACGCTGGAACTCGACCTGCCCGAACGCAAGGTGGTGCTTGATGACGGCGGCGAGGTGGCGCGCATCGAGCCGCGCCTGCGCTTTGACAGCCACAAGCTGATCGAAGAACTGATGATCGCGGCCAATGTCAGCGCCGCCGAGACCCTGGAGGAAAAGCGCCGCCCCTGCATGTACCGCGTCCACGACCAGCCGGCGCCCGATAAGCTGGTGGCTTTGGGCGAATTTCTCGAGTCGCTCGATATTCCCTTTCATAAGGGATCAATCAATCGGTCGGGCCAATTCAATGGCGTGCTGAAAGCCGCCCGCGGCACGCCCCACGAGCATATGGTCAATGAGGTGGTTCTGCGCTCGCAAGCCCAGGCCGAATACAGCCCCGATAACATCGGTCATTTTGGCCTCGCCCTGCGCCGCTACGCCCATTTCACCTCGCCGATCCGCCGCTATGCCGACCTGTTGGTCCACCGCGCGCTGATCGCCGGCCTGGGCCTGGGCGACGACGGCCTGCGACCGGGCGCCGAAGAGGATTTCGTCGAGACCGCCGCCCATATCACCGCCACCGAGCGCCGCGCCGCCCAGGCCGAACGCGACGCCGTCAACCGCTATACGGTCAGTTTCCTGGCCGCCAAGGTCGGGGCGACCTTCGCCGGCCGAATCAATGGCGTCACCCGCGCCGGGTTGTTCGTCACCCTGGAGGACACCGGCGCCGACGGGCTGATCCCGATCGGCAGCCTGCCCAACGACTACTATGTCCATGATGATGCCCATCATTGTCTGCGCGGCCAGCGCGACGGCCTGGAATTCCACCTGGGGGCGCCGGTCGAGGTTCTGCTGCGCGAGGCCAATCCGGTCAGCGGCGGGCTGGTCTTCGGCTTGCTTCAAGGCGGGGTCGCCGGCGCCGCCAAGGGGCGGGGCTTCTCTGGAAAAACCAAAGGTCGCGACGGCCTTGGCAAGACCCGCTTGAAGGAGCGCGGCGCGGCGGCGAAGCTCAAGAAAGGGGCGCGCGGCAAGCCCAAGGCGGCCGGGCGCGACGCCTTGGCCGGCGAGCCGGTCGGGAGCGGCCCCAAGAAACGCCCGCCCACCACGACCTCCCGTCGTAAAACCCGTTGA